The Bacteroidota bacterium genome includes the window AATGACCCTGTTCCGATCAATCGGAATGGGGTTTTTTGTTTTGGAATCCGGAAGCTATAAGTAGGAAGTCAGAAGTCCGAAGTTGGAAAGTCCGAAGTTTTTGTTATACCGACACTCAATATTTAATAGTCCAAAAGAAAGGGACTAATCCCCCCGCATCCCGATAATTATCGGGATTAGGCGGGGCTTTCGGGATGTAGTTGGGCATTACCATTCTACAAACCAAAAATAGTCCAAAGACTATTTTTGGTTAAGAATTGGTATAACATTCTAAAAACTAAATCCGCCACCGGCGGAGAACTATTTTAGTTTAAAAATTGGTATTACTTCCAACTTTGGGCTTCTATCTTCCAACTATATTTGCACTCCCATGTTCTACCTTATCATAAGCATTATATTCTCCGCTGGAATGGTCTTGTCATTCAAGTCTTTTGAGGTATTTAAAATAGAGAATTTGCATGCACTTTTGGTCAATTATATCACATGTGCTATTTTATGCAATGTTTTTTCGGCAAATGGACCTGTAGTGCTCACAGCTTTTTGGCAGCACGATTGGTTTCCTTTAACCGTATTTTTGGGCATTTTATTTATCAGTATATTTTATGCGTCAGCTATTACCGCACAAAAGGTTGCAGTATCAGTGAGTATCGTATCTTCAAAAATGAGTGTAGTAATCCCAGTACTTTTTGCATATTATTATATGGATGGCAAACTAAACTATATAACAATTATAGGAATTATAGGGTCATTACTCGCTGTATATTTTACGGTTAAACGTGAGGAAAAAAGCAGGCTCTCAGGATTGGGTAATATATTGTTCCCCTTAGCTGTGTTTTTAGGTAGCGGTATTGTTGATTCTAGTTTGAACTATTTACAACATACCTATATGAACTCATCGGATGTGAACGACCAATTGGGCCTAATTTTTGGCATTGCAGGTGTTTCAGGATTGGTAGTATATATGATACAAATTGCAACTAAAAAACAAAAGCCCTTCCAAATAAAATCAGTAGCAGGAGGCATGGTTTTGGGTAGTTTTAATTATATAAGTACAATCTGTTTGATGAAGGCATTGAATGAAAAAGTCATTGAGAAAACAGTCTTATTCCCTGTCGCAAATGTTGCAATAGTAGCACTTACCACAGTTTTGTCTATTATATTTTTCAAAGAGAAACTGAGCAAGCAAAACTGGTTGGGTATTGTATTATGTTTGATGTTTATATTATTGATTTCGCAATCGGATGTTATTTACGGATACTTATAAAACTATTGTAGGGCCAACGCAGGCAAGTTTTCGCGACCGTGGTAGTAAATTTATGGGCTATGCATTTCCTGTAAAAAGTGAGGAGGAAGTTAAATTGCATATTTCACAATTGAAAAAAGAATTTCATGATGCCACACACCACTGTTATGCTTATATAATAGGTCCCAATGCCGAAGCACAAAGGGCTAACGATGATGGAGAGCCAGCCAATACTGCGGGAAAACCTATACAGCGAGCTATACATGCAAGAGGTCTTACCAATGTTTTGGTGGTAGTGGTTCGTTATTTTGGTGGCAAACTTTTGGGTGTGCCTGGTTTAATAAATGCTTATGGAAATACCGCCACCGAAACCTTGAACGAGGCTGTTGTTATTGAGAAAATAGTAGAAGAAGTGCATCAGGTTACATTTAATTATGAGGTCGAAAATGCAGTGTTCAAGATGCTAAAAAACCATGATGCCATAATTTTGCAAATAGATAAATTGCAGCAATGTTCCATTATATTTGCAATTAGGATGTCAAATGCCTTAAAGCTGGGCAACGCTTTAAAAGAATTGTTGTCTGCAGAGCTAAAGTATTTATATGTGCAATAAAAAATATACAGTTTCACACTTTGTAAAAGCAATTTTATATTGCATAGGTATATGGTTTTTTAATCAGCAAGCACAAGCCCAGAATTCCAATAAAATACAATCCTTTTATCAGCAAAGGCAAGCTATTGTTGAGTTTGACAAGGGAAGCATTATAAATAATGAAGATATCATTTATTATACTGAGGAGTATATTAATAAGTTGTTTCCTCAATATGAAATAAAATTTAAATCTATCAAAAGGTCACCATTCTCTTCCCATCTTTTATTCCAACAACGCTATGAAACGCTGCCTGTTTATCAAGGTTCAGTAATGGTGAATATTGCTAATGATGGCAGGGTATTGAGCATCATAAATAACCTAATTGATTTTAATTACACCAAACCAGCGTATTCAAATAATATATATAATTGTATATATTATGATGGAGAAAAACCGCTTTCAGTTTTGCTTGACAGTATTACCAATAATGTAGGACTGCTGGAAAGAGTATTTTATAATAACGAAATCATATATACAAATATACTCACAAGTTATCTCAATCCTATTGATACCACAGTAAAAGCTAAGGTTTTTAATCCCGACCCTATCACCACGGCCAATGTTGTGTATGGTGGGAGTTATAGCGATTTTAACGATTCAAATGTGTCAATTTTGAATAATGAAATGCAATTTCAAAATTTAAGATTAAAGTATGATAGTGGTTATTTTATTTTTGAAAATAATCGTGTAAAAATTAAAAAAATTAATCCAGTTGTA containing:
- a CDS encoding EamA/RhaT family transporter yields the protein MFYLIISIIFSAGMVLSFKSFEVFKIENLHALLVNYITCAILCNVFSANGPVVLTAFWQHDWFPLTVFLGILFISIFYASAITAQKVAVSVSIVSSKMSVVIPVLFAYYYMDGKLNYITIIGIIGSLLAVYFTVKREEKSRLSGLGNILFPLAVFLGSGIVDSSLNYLQHTYMNSSDVNDQLGLIFGIAGVSGLVVYMIQIATKKQKPFQIKSVAGGMVLGSFNYISTICLMKALNEKVIEKTVLFPVANVAIVALTTVLSIIFFKEKLSKQNWLGIVLCLMFILLISQSDVIYGYL
- a CDS encoding YigZ family protein → MLFTDTYKTIVGPTQASFRDRGSKFMGYAFPVKSEEEVKLHISQLKKEFHDATHHCYAYIIGPNAEAQRANDDGEPANTAGKPIQRAIHARGLTNVLVVVVRYFGGKLLGVPGLINAYGNTATETLNEAVVIEKIVEEVHQVTFNYEVENAVFKMLKNHDAIILQIDKLQQCSIIFAIRMSNALKLGNALKELLSAELKYLYVQ